AGTCCAGCCCTGTCACACAGGGCTATTTTGAGCAGGCAGCTAAAGGCCACAGCGTGTTCTCAACCCCAGCAAGGGCACAGGCAGGCCCAGCAGCGGTGTCGGAAGTGACTTGCAGTATCGACTCACCATCCAGGAGAAGGAGATCTGGCCTACGAAAACCAAGACATAGGTATCAGAAGCAAAAAGAGCACAGGGTCAGTaatgaaaagcacatttcatCAGACACAAAGAGCTGCGGTAACTCCAGTGCTCCCCACTCCAAGAGTCTGAACTGAGGGGACCCccaggcagcatccctgcaaCTCGCAGCACAGACAGCAAGGAGGGTTAACCCCAGAGCATGAAGGCCTGGACACCAACCTGGCAAACAGGGCTCTGGCTAAGGCCAGTCTCATTCTCCAGCCTCCAGAAAACTCTCTGAGGAGAGAAGAGGTTGCAAAGGGGTTACTGTTTAATGCAGGACCCCTCTAAGCTTACCCGCCTGCCAGGCTCTCTGCTCCCCCATGACCCTTTGGCTCTGCTGTCACCCAGAGACACCTTGTCCCTGCAGGGATCTTGGGCACAGCACAAGATCAATGGCCCAGCAGGCACCTCCAGGGCAGGAGACCACATCAAATGGGCACGAATAGACCCTTGCTCTCCCACAGGGCTCCCCTCCCCTACAGccacagcagtgcctgggggTTCACCAGGAACATCTCCCCAGACCCATTTCTGTCTCAATGCCCAGGGCTTTGGAGACTTACTTGGTTGTCTGTTGTTGCATCTTTGCATTAAAACCCAGCCCAGCGAGAATGACGGATGCCctggggaaaaggggagagaacTGCAATCCAGCTACAGCATCCAACGGCAGAGCACAGTCCAAGGTCTCGGACCCATGGCCACCAAGGGGACTCTACTGCctggtttaaagccattctggTGCAGGAAAACTTCCCTGCACACCCAAGAGCAGTGCTTGGGTGGGAAATGCAGCCTAGCAGGGAACAGCATCCACATGAAGTCCCAGATGATTTGCAAGGAGTTTTCAGCTCTTTGGCCAGAAGGGACTCACTACCACCAACATCCCAGAAATGTTCCCCAGACACCAGGAACCTGGGGAGGTcgagaggagcagcagcaacaatgcAAGCCATTTggggcaaaaaaaaatccctccagcTTCAGGGGGAAGCTCAACTACTCCTaacccagcagagctgtgacagAAGAAGAGACAAGAAGAGCAGTCGGGAGAGCCCCCTGTCCCCACATGCTGGATCCCAGGGCCACAGCATCACCCTTCCATGCCCTGTACCACTCCCCAGCTCTGGCCATGTCAACGGACAGCAGTGCCCTCAGGACCATCTCACCTCGCTGGGGCCTTGTCTGCCTCAATCTCCTCCAGCTTTGCATAGATCTCCGATAGCCTGGCACCTTCTGTTCCTTCTCCTCTGTGGCAGGACAAAGAGGAGCATGTGGGACTGACCAGGGTCAGGGTCTGAGTGCTGGGGGAGGCTGATCTCCCCAAGCAGGACTAAGGTGGGCAAGACGCAGTCCAGCCCTACTGGAGCCCTTCATTTGAAGGAAGGTTCTCTCAGAATGGGACCTCATGGTCAAGAGGCCACAGAAGGGCTGGAAATACTGTGGCAACGTCTCACCTGCCAGCATTAACTTTAGCCGTCAGGTCTCTCTCCTCCCGCAGCAGGCTCTCACGAGTGGTGTCGCACTCCAGCACGCTCTGCAGCGCCGGCGTGTCATcccctgccacctcctgctccacgTGGAGGATGCTGATGTGCGAGGGTATGTGCAGGCTCCGGCTGGCGATCATCTTCAGCAGTGTGGTCTTCCCCAGCCCGTTCCTGCCCACCAGCCCATAGCGCCGTCCAAACGCCAGGTTCAGGTCTGCTCCCGCCAGCAGGACACTAAAGCAAGAGAGCAGGCACGTAGAGGTCAGACTGCCCATGGAGAGGGAGATAACCAGCAGCCACCTGCCCTCAGCATATTTCAGGCTGCGCTGGAGCCAAGCAACTGTCACAGACTTCTCCTGCCCAAAGGCAAGAAGGTAGGTGCCCACCTTGCTCTCTGATCTTTTCCATACCCTCTGTAATTTCTCAACCACTCTCCAATCCAGTCTCAAACCCCCACGGTCCGAAACCCCAGCCAGCATCTTTCCCACCTCCCCACCTGCACTCACCGCTCACCGAAGGACACATCGAAGTTCTCGATGCGCACATCATACGACTTGTTCTTGCCTGATGACTCCATGCGAGTCTCCTTCTTGCTCGCAGCTTGGCTGGCAGATGCCTCCTCAAGGACCCTGTGGGCAGgcagaagacagagaaaggGGCTCAAAAGGAAAGCTCTGGTACAGCCCAATCCCAGCAGAATGGAATGGGAATGTTCGAGGCACCCTCTGTACTCACAGGGGGTTTGATGACTTCAAGGAATCCCGTTCCATCCTCTTGTCCTGCTTGGCTTTCAGCCTGGCTTCTGCCTTCTCCAGTTTCTTGGCATTCACCATCTGGGGTGCAAAACAGAGTTTAAAGGTGAGAGAGCATCTTCAGCAAAAACCCAACTCCAGGAGAAGAGATCAGTCAAGCCCTCAAGcctggaaggaaaggagggaggacaGGAGGGAGGTAGGACAGGAAAACTGTGATGCATTCAAGCGCATTTTGAGGAAGCTAATCAGGCCAAGAAGTCGCTGCAGGAATGAAGTCCTAAATCAACGGCTCACAGACAACAGTTCTGCCACAGAAAGGTGAAGGGCTTGGCTGACCCTAAGGTACAGCCAGTTTCTGTAGTTCCAGGGAGCTGCGTCAGCCAAGTCACTTCAACAGCAGCAACCTGCGATCCCTGCACCCAGCCTTTCCCTAGATCCTGAGGTGTTTCCCTTCCTGACACGTTAAACTTTAGCCAgcttagaaaaaaattcagcttaCACAACGGATCGATCACAACAGAGACAAAAGGCATTTAATTAAACCTGGAGGCAAGAAGGAGCCAAGTGTTTTAACCTGCCCCAGGTCTTGGCCAGGCTCTCACCCACTCCAGCTTATTCCTGCGTCAAGTCAAATATTTGTGGCTGACCAAGAACACTCCTAGATATTTCTAGGCAACTCTTCAGCCACCAGAGCACACTACAGACCTACATGCTAGACTGAAGAGCATCTTGTTACTGGAGCTGTGACCCCATACCCACAGACTAGTCGAGTCACTCTGTAAACTATACCGACCTCCCTGGATCTCCCAGTAAGACACGTCCTCCAAAACCTGAGAGGCCTCCCGAGACCTTCTCTGAACCATCTCCAATTTTTCTGAAGATCCTTTTTGAGCTGTGGACATGAGAGCCAGAGAGCGAACCCAGCAGCAACAACTCCAGtgccaaaaccagcaacagCTGCCAGCTTTCACTTAGGGCTCCATTCAGACACACGGGGATCACGTTCGGTCTCAGCCTCCAAGCGAGGAATTCTCATCCTCGATACATTACCCCAGGAAGGGAGAGCTCTATAAGAGACAGGCCTGGTGGAGGGACTGCCCACCCTGTACAGCTGCACCCGCCCTTGCTTTGCAGATGCACCACCACACCTCACCTGTACTCAAACTTTGGCACATCCAGCGCAGAGGGGAAGCCAGGGTGCTCTTGAGTGAGCAGCTACACATTTTGTCAGTAAAGACATTACAATTTCCTCCAGGTCGTGGAGCATAACTGCTTCCAAACTTCTCTGCTATTACTCTTATTTCTCAAACCATGACAACCCACAGCCATTGCGAAAGTTGGGCGTACAACCTAaccacagcagctctctggAAAACAGCTGCTCCCCGCTAACTCCCCACCGGTAACATCCCAATATCCAACTGTGAGCTGGGATTTTATCTCATTGACTATGGCAAGATACCTCCTGTTTTCTCAACCAAACACCCTGCTGTAAAAGCCAAATGTCCTCATGAGAGCCAGAGAAGCTGCACTCTGAGCACCACCGCTGCATTAACCACCTTTTGAAGCTCATtaagaaatcacagcaaaataGATCCTGTCAAGTTAATAAACCATTATCTCCTGTTGAGCCTCTTTACCAGACCAAGGTCAGGAGTTTCCCAACTCACAGTGAACCTGACAAGGAGGAGCAGTAGCCCCTGCAGCTGTGTCCCTAACCAGGGCGGCTGCCTGCCCAAGCTGACGCGAGCAGGGCACCTGCAGCCTCACACGTCAGTTGCTCccatcagctctgctgccttaCAGACAAGGGCATGGCCCCCACTTACCGAGGTCTGGCctctcttcagcagcagccccggcAGCACGTCCGCGCTGGCATCGGCTGCAACAAGATGATTGGGCTGGTGAGCATCTGCTCCAGAGAGGCTCCACAAAGTGCTGCCTGAATGTCTGTCTGTGACCAGACATGCCTGTTCCCTCTCCCCATGGGATGGGGGTACCAAAGGGTGGCTCCTCTCCCCAcacccagcaggcagctggctgCCACTGGCCACAGCTCAGCAGCGGGAAGAGCAAAAGGGGCAACACCTCTGAGGGACAGCCCGAGCCACACAGTGGTGCGGCAAGCTGCTCCCTGAAGGCCAGCACATGTACGCTCAGTGCCCCGagcccatccctgctgctggcaccctGACGGAGTGTGGGAGTTGGGGGGGTGATGTGCGTGGCCAGGGGTCCTCCCAGGCAGCACTCACCACATCCATCAGCGATCTGGGAGAGCTGAATGGGGGTGTCCAGCAGCACCTGGCTGCAGCGCTGGGCCTGGGCCTCATCCCTGcgagagaggaggagaaggaggaagaggcgGCGGGGGGTGAGGACGGGGTGAGGGTGTTGGGGGCCGGCGCAGAGTGACCCTTACAGCTGCAGGGTGTTGAAGAGGCGCTGGCAGATCTCCCGGATGGCACTGTCGTCCTTGGTGTCCTGCGACACCTCCCGCAGCAGCTCGCCCACCGCCTCCACCAGGTCGTCCACCGACTCGAAGTCGGCCCCGCCGCCGTGCAGGATCCCTGCGGGCACACCGCGCCGCCGATGCACACCCCTCCGCTCGCTCGAGCGCTGTCGCGACGGACGGCCGCGTGTCGCGATGCGGCCGGCAGGTGGCACCCACCCGCTCCCAccacccccctccctccccggcAGCCTGTTGCGACAGCGGGGAGGTGTCGCGACAtgcggcggggcgggaggcCGAGCCGCGAGGAGGTGGCCGCCGCTCACCCGTCACGTAAGCGAAAACCTCGCCGTCCAGGTCAGGGAACTCGCTGCGGAGGATGTCGGCGCAGGACGCCATGGCGGAGCCGGagcgggccccgccgccgccgctgccggtgccgccgccgccgctcggaGCCCGGCGCCGCGGCCGAGGCGGAAGGGACGGCGCGCGCGGGGGCTGCCGGGAAGTGGAGTCTGGGGCGGGGCGCGCGTGCGCGGCGCCGCGCTCGGGTCGGGACCGTTCTGCGCCGCTTGGAACGGGAGAGAGGGGTTTGGGTGCCTCCGGGCACGGGAAGCGGCAGCCGGGGAGGGGTAAGTCCCTGTGACTGGGGCCGTGTCCGTGCTCGGCTCCCCCCACTCACGCATGTGCCAGAACGGGGCAGCAAGGACCAGTTCATCCCCACTGGAGGCTTCGGTGAGCCGGCCGTGGAGAAAACCCTCCTTTCGCCGGGGGGTTGCACCAGCAGCTGGAATCCAAAGCATCACTTGTTGTTCACTCACTAACCCAGAGGCTGGGGAAGCCACAGGCACAAGCCCCGAGACATGGGCACAGGTCAGGCTCTCACCCCCCAAGtcccaaacagcagcacaggtaGCCTTCTCCATTCTACATACTTTATTAGATTCAGAGCTGGACAAATCACAAAGTGTACAAAATGGAGACCACACTACCAGAAGCAGGATTGTGGGTAGCAGCAGCATTCCTATGGCCCAGAAGCGTTTGGTAGAAGTGTGGAGAGGGTGGGCTGGGGGAGGGGGCTCTTACTGCCAACTACATGTTAGATTCCCCGAGGACAGACCCTGTTCACATCCTGACAGAGCTCAGCTGGCCCACAGTCCCTGCAACAGAGCAGCCACGTTCCCaattggtttggaaaggacagACTGGCTCCAGCCAGCAGCGGGTGGCAGGGGGGGTAAGTGCTCCAAGGGCCTGAAATGCCGTGCAACCCACATACACACCAGCAAGAGCCTAAACCCTCATCCTTTTTGGTCACAAACCTTCCCACGGCAGGACTCTATACTGACGACTTTGCAAGAAATAGAAGGCGGTGACAAGATCTGGCGAGCCCACCATCTCCTCTGGTCGAGGCCCAACAAACTCACCACCCCAGGCATCTCAGACTGGCCAGCAACATCTACCACAACAGCAATAGCTAGTACAGAAGCCAGAGTAACTTCAACTCAGATTTGTCCAGTCTATGTTTAGGTCTATTCTACGGGTACATATGCACAAGAACTTCAAAAATACTAGGATATGATGCAAGTAGTGAGACACCAACAGAAGAGAGTTTAATGGTGGACGTTCCCTAGAAAGATCACGAGGATGGGAGTTAGACTAGCCCTTCCTCACCCTGGGACGGGGGGCAGGAGGCTGGCTGCACCCCTGCACGTGACTGGGTTCTGAACTTCATCTGCAGCGAGGGTGGTAACTGAGCACAGGCAGGCGAGTCCGCTCCCAAGGTGAGCCACAGGGTCTTTCAATCTGCGTAGAGGGGCCAGGCAGATGTTTTCTCCGAATGTAGTTGATGACTGAGGAGAGGCGGCAGATGGCTTGGAGAAGAGGGAGCCCGCCAGCCTGCTGGGGCTAGCATCTGGTCTCATAGATCCCGCTCCTGCCGATGTACCTCACccattttatcacatcatgGTCACTGTAGTTCAGCTTTGGCTCAAAGACTTTCAGGTAGCGCACCTTCAGCCCAGAGGGTGCAAATGGGACCTGTTGAGAAAGTGAAAGGCAACAGAGCATTGGAACTGAGGGGTAAGATGTTCTCCATATACAAATGCCCTAGAACCCCTGGGTTATGCATCTAGAAATGGACACCAAGAGCCACAGCTCCCTTTCCTATTCCCTACATGCATGCTGACAGACTCCAGTGGCTTCAAGGGCCATTTTTACCCATTAGCTTTGCCATCAGGCTGGCCTCATGTTAGGAAGAGTCACATGCCAGCTTGGGACAGGGAGCACTCACGTGCAGGCAAATTCCTATGAGGGCAGAAGGGACTGGACTGACAAAGCTTCTCCAAGGTTATCTGCACCCCGGAAGGCAGACAGCGACTCACCTCAAAGTTCATGGAAATTGGGGGCCGAGCCCACTTCTTCTTGTCATTGGTGGGCAGCAGTTCAATCTCCGCACTGATCTGGGATTCCTTCATTCCAGCCATTCGTTTTATCCTATCAGGGAAAGCCCAGAAGTGAGCAGGTGCCAGAGTTTATTCTCCCCTTCGCTACGTGTGCTCAGGTCAGAGAGGAGCACTAAACAGACTCCGCCTCCCCAAGCTcttcccctgcagcaccccagaTCCAACACGCTCACTTACTTCCAGACGATGGCATTCTCACTGGCCTTGTACTTTGCCTTCCCTTTCATACAGATGACTTGCACTCCACTGGTATTGAGGGGTGTTGGGATCCGGACCTGGAAGGCAGAGTCTGGTGAGCAGGGGCATGAAGACTGCAGCCTGGGTACTCTGTGCAGTCTCAGAGCAAGACCAGCCTGCCCTGGacccctctcctttctctctcccatctCAAGAGAACACCAGCTACCACTGACATTCCAGGGCATCCTAGGCTAACTCTCTGGTTTCTTGCTTTGAAGTTAAAAgttcaaacacattttcagaatCCAAACAGTCAATGAGGAACAGgccaggtttcctgcagcctgaACTGCCTAGTGGCAGGCAGATGAGCTCAGAAGGCTGGCCTGGCTGCACCAGGCTCTGGACAGCCTAGCTTTGCAGCAGCAAGCCTCTCTCAGAAGGCACTAAGCTGCAAAGCCACCCTTAGCTTGTCTTACCCAGCTTATAGCCTGCTGCCTGTCTGACACACCATCAGATCACACAGAGATAAGAACAGGAACTTTTCACAGTGGCCAAGACATTATGTGAACAGTTGCTGCAGGGAATGAGGCCTCTGCCAGTGTGGCTGTGCAACTGAAAACAACTTCCACCTCCCTGCTTTACAGCAGTTCccttccacagcacagcagcaccacacATCTGTGAGGCTTCCAGTTCACTCTTAGTCCTGTACAAGGTTGAGGATTCATAGAACCACCTATAAGGACTCTGCAGCAGTGGACAAAGCAGAGGTACAATTCTCAAGCACAAGAGACCATAGTTTTTATTCTCTTACCTCTATCTTCTGGGCCAGCAAGGAAGGTTTGAAATTTGACTTGATCACCACCTTCACTTCCAGCTTGGTCCGACCCACCTCCCGCACCAGTGGGATCACACGGAAGGGAAGGATAATGTCCTTAGTGGTTCGGTATCTGCAGGGATGGAAGCAAGTGAACTCTAAGGAAGAGTTAATTCCCTTACAGTTTCAAATTGTAGTACAGCCTCTGCATACAGAGAAGAGCTTAGAAACATCAGCCACAAAGGGAGCCATCCCAGGAAGAAGCAACAGCGAGATCTAATGCTGATTAGTGATGATTTCTTGAGTCCCAAGTTTTATATCTGTTTCCTTCCAATGGCCCTGTTCAAGAACACCAGTTCTAAGCactaaaaaaatacagcaggcTAAAGTGTAAGGAAACCCACATCCAACACTATGGTTATGGCAAAGAAAACCATGCAGCTGGGCTGCTACTACACTTTCAACAGAAGGATTTGTGGGACACCCTACAGATTCCACTCTGAAAACAAGGCAGCAAGGGCATGTTTGTTAGCTGCTCAAGGGCTGCAGGCCTTTCTGAGAGCAGCAACATTACTGTAGCAGCAAGCAAATGGCCAACACCAGTCTGTTCATCCCCCACCACAGTACCTCATGAGCTCAAACTCTCCATCTGGTGGAATGAAGCTGATGCTCCTCTCAGAATCAAACTTGCTGAGTCTCACGCACTGGTGGAAAGTGCAGTCGTCGATGGCAATTGACTGTTTGCCACTAAAAACACAAGACACAGTTAAACAACTGCAAGCAGCAGCCCTGGTATCTTGGTGCAAAGTCTGCCCAGGCAGAAACTACTCTACAGAGCATGTTGCCATCACAGGTGTCCAGGAAATGGGGAGGCAGGGAGATTTAGGGGACAGCAGCCTCCTGGCTCAGACTTCTATTGttacaccaccacaaaaaatcATATTTCAGGAAGCTTGTTTGTGAGaattctctccctcctctcctcagaGAGGAGGGAGATTAAAGGAGCACCCTTCTGTCATAGCCAGCAACACAATGCTTAGGtctgcctgccagcagcacctcagAACTGCAAAGGCAACTCTGCTAGCCCAAGTCTTCTCACAGCACAGttcaaaggagagaaaacacttTCCTGTCCACAAAGCTATCCCACTGCCACACAGCCAGGACATGCCAGGTTCAGGGTCTTCTGCTCAGAAATCTCTTCACAGCTGTTGAGTCCCACACTGCTAGCAGGTGGTTTGATTATGAACCCATTTGCCAAAGACAATATTATGCCATGAAAGTTTGCATCTCTCACCTCTAAAAATCTGCACAGCTACCACCTGTCCTTCTAGGCGCACTAGGCTAACCTGCCAGCACTCAACTTGGGCTGGCTTCCGGTCTCTGAGAACACCTTCCTTGCTACAGGTCCTGAGGTCAGCTGAGAAATCTCAGATCCAGAGAGGGACCAGAAaataaggcagcagcagtggtgtaGCACTGTGATATCTAGGCTGCCTCAACTGCTGGGAGGAACAGGACAACCATGCAAGTGCGCTGAGATAGTATAAGCACTACAGGCAGGTTCAGCTGTCCCAGGAGCCAGCATTATCTGCACAAACAGGAAGCAGAGTGACCCCAGGCTGACTGGCTGTTCTGTTACACAACCCAGTGGTATAGCCTGTGCTTCGTAAATGGGAGTTATTCTTTCCTAATCTGTTGCCCAGATGACAGCCACTGTTAGCTCAGAAGttcctgtttcttctgaaaactgctGGGAAAGCCCTGCAGCCTAGCACTGCTCCAGGTCtgtgctgaacccaggacaaggtctcaggcagcactgctcaggGCTTGGTGTTACCACACACTAGacgccaaaaaaaaaaaccaaccaaacccaaaaaaacccagcagcagctgtcCCTTTTGGTCACCTCATAACTAAATGCTTCTGAAGAGCAACATCTCCAAGCTCTTGCCAATGAGAGAACAACAGCTAGGGAGAACCACCTAGCAAGAGCCCGTGTTTCTGTAACTCAAGAAAATAGCACATCTAAAGGCAAAGGCAGTCACAGCACAGAAGCTCTGGGATAGTGTTACTGATTCTTCAGAGGCCTATGCAAGTGACATTTTCACTAGAGTACATATCCACGCTGGGCAGCCACCTGAGGCTCATCCATTTTACTGTGTAGATTCAGGTGTAAGAAAGATGGCTTAAAGGTGACAGTGAAGTGATAGCTCTTGGCTTGGTTCtgagagaaaaggcaaatagCAGCTCAGCTCCATTTACAGGAACCATCATGGAAAGTGTCTGAGATCCAAGTTACATGCACAAGTCAACATGAAGCAAGAGACAGGGGGAGAGCAGACTGCACACACAGCTCAAGCAGATTATCTACCTTCCCAATTCACTGGGGGTCAGCAAAAAGAGcgaaacaaaagaaaacaaccaagaGAAACACAGTTGAGTTGAAAATCGTTAGTGAGAGAAAAGTGGCAGtccctttgcttttctctcttcactcCAAGCAGGAAGGCTGCAAAAAGCATAAGACCTGTTTTTCAGCTTCACTGTGTGTACTGACTGAGGTACAGCTGGGAAGGAACGCAGCTGAGCTCCCAGAAGGGATAAGCCTCCCTCCAATCCACAGAGCCACTGACCCCATGTGTGTCAGCAGGAGGGGCTTACCCAGAGTTTGTCAGCTGTTCTAGTTTGGGCACAGTACAGGTAGAGCAGGCTATGGTCAGAGGGGTTCCTTTACTGTTCCTTAGGAGCACTACTACTGCATCCTATGAATAAGAGTCTCTGTGCTGATTAGAACTGCTAGGGACACAAATTCTGGGGAAAAATCCATCTTGGGGAAATGCTTCCAGCTGCAAGAACTCCACACTTAACACTACATTTGAATCTTAATACTTGAAGAGCTGGAGAGAAGCCCTCTGTATTGAGGCCCTCAGGCTGGTAGCTTGCAGACAACTGCTCCACCCAGAGAAAAATTAGCAGTAACatctgaaggaagaagagatcAGCTTTGTCTATGAGATCAGAAAAGCTATTAACTGCTGCCCTTCCCTGAGAGTCCCTAGTGGCAGTGGCTTTTACCCCAGTGTCTCTTACCTTTTCCCCGTTTCATCCGCAGTCCCTTTGCCCTGTTTTTCAATTACAATCTTGTCATTCATGCCAAACTTGCATTCTGGCATTCCACTCAGGTAACTCTTCATCACCACTCTGCCAGAGACGTGAGCACTCAAAACCTGACCTGGTGTAGAGAAAAACACAGTTTGGAACACTTACACAAGTGCTCACTTACAAACCCTGAAGGGGAGAAGGATGCCAGCTCAACACCTCCTACTCACCCTGGGGGGACATCAAAAGATTCACACTCTCCAGCACATCAAGAAAGAGTTCATTGCGACGATATTTGATCCCTTCACGTCTCCATCCAATCTGCCCAGTCACCTGGCTGGTGATCTGGGACTGTTCTTCCTTAGTCTGAAGGGAGGAAATAACATCTTAAACATCTAGGTAAATTCAAAGGCGAAGAAACCTTGCACTAAATCTAAGAGCAACCACTTGCCATTTATTacacacagctgcttttgaCAGGTAGATATGGGTGCTGTCACAACCCCCACAATTTGGTCATTCTCTCCTCAATACAGCAAATCCTATGCCTAACTAAAAATTGGTCATAATGACAGCAAGAAAGGTTCTTCCATTT
This genomic window from Strigops habroptila isolate Jane chromosome 8, bStrHab1.2.pri, whole genome shotgun sequence contains:
- the AP2M1 gene encoding AP-2 complex subunit mu isoform X2 encodes the protein MIGGLFIYNHKGEVLISRVYRDDIGRNAVDAFRVNVIHARQQVRSPVTNIARTSFFHVKRSNIWLAAVTKQNVNAAMVFEFLYKMCDVMTAYFGKISEENIKNNFVLIYELLDEILDFGYPQNSETGALKTFITQQGIKSQTKEEQSQITSQVTGQIGWRREGIKYRRNELFLDVLESVNLLMSPQGQVLSAHVSGRVVMKSYLSGMPECKFGMNDKIVIEKQGKGTADETGKSGKQSIAIDDCTFHQCVRLSKFDSERSISFIPPDGEFELMRYRTTKDIILPFRVIPLVREVGRTKLEVKVVIKSNFKPSLLAQKIEVRIPTPLNTSGVQVICMKGKAKYKASENAIVWKIKRMAGMKESQISAEIELLPTNDKKKWARPPISMNFEVPFAPSGLKVRYLKVFEPKLNYSDHDVIKWVRYIGRSGIYETRC
- the AP2M1 gene encoding AP-2 complex subunit mu isoform X1, with protein sequence MIGGLFIYNHKGEVLISRVYRDDIGRNAVDAFRVNVIHARQQVRSPVTNIARTSFFHVKRSNIWLAAVTKQNVNAAMVFEFLYKMCDVMTAYFGKISEENIKNNFVLIYELLDEILDFGYPQNSETGALKTFITQQGIKSQHQTKEEQSQITSQVTGQIGWRREGIKYRRNELFLDVLESVNLLMSPQGQVLSAHVSGRVVMKSYLSGMPECKFGMNDKIVIEKQGKGTADETGKSGKQSIAIDDCTFHQCVRLSKFDSERSISFIPPDGEFELMRYRTTKDIILPFRVIPLVREVGRTKLEVKVVIKSNFKPSLLAQKIEVRIPTPLNTSGVQVICMKGKAKYKASENAIVWKIKRMAGMKESQISAEIELLPTNDKKKWARPPISMNFEVPFAPSGLKVRYLKVFEPKLNYSDHDVIKWVRYIGRSGIYETRC